A single region of the Deltaproteobacteria bacterium genome encodes:
- a CDS encoding cytoplasmic protein: MKAHNPPQARSPKKPQASYEQFEASSLFCPRCRQAMPVRKRLLLILPDGDKYEYLCAYCSHSLGTKMDYEEREVRLLV; encoded by the coding sequence ATGAAAGCGCATAACCCCCCCCAGGCCCGCTCTCCTAAGAAGCCCCAGGCCTCCTATGAACAGTTTGAAGCCAGTTCCCTTTTTTGCCCTCGCTGCCGCCAAGCTATGCCTGTACGCAAGCGCCTTCTTCTGATCCTCCCGGATGGAGACAAATACGAATACCTCTGCGCGTACTGCTCTCACTCTCTCGGAACCAAGATGGATTATGAGGAAAGGGAGGTTCGCCTCCTGGTTTAA
- a CDS encoding acetyl-CoA C-acyltransferase → MREAVIVSAVRTAVGRAPRGSLRNTRPDDMAGWVVKEALNRAAGLKPEEVDDVVMGCSFPEAEQGLNVARLICYIAGLPYTVPGQTVNRFCSSGLQAIAIGAEHIMCGFADVIIAGGVESMSMVPMGGNKTVPNLKLIETYPEGYTAMGVTAENVAKKFGINREEQDAFALKSHQKAAAAIKTGRFKDEILPIKVRTQEVSEDGKVTYREFVFDTDEGVRADTSLEALSKLRPAFSTTGSVTPGNSSPLNDGASAVVIMAKEKAKSLGLQPMATFRSFAAAGVPPEIMGIGPVEAIPKALKFAGVNLDQIDLFELNEAFASQALYCCRTLGLNLDKVNVNGGAIALGHALGNSGGRLTTTLVHEMKRRQARYGVVSMCIGFGMGAAAVFEREPNY, encoded by the coding sequence ATGAGAGAAGCTGTTATCGTTTCTGCAGTTCGAACCGCTGTCGGCCGTGCTCCCCGGGGAAGCTTGCGCAATACCCGCCCGGATGACATGGCAGGGTGGGTGGTGAAGGAAGCTTTGAACCGGGCCGCCGGGCTGAAACCAGAGGAAGTGGATGACGTGGTCATGGGTTGTAGTTTCCCCGAAGCGGAACAGGGGCTGAACGTCGCTCGCTTAATCTGCTACATTGCCGGCCTGCCGTACACTGTGCCAGGGCAGACCGTCAATCGCTTCTGCTCCTCCGGGCTCCAAGCCATTGCCATTGGGGCTGAACACATCATGTGCGGTTTTGCCGATGTGATCATCGCTGGGGGAGTGGAATCCATGTCCATGGTTCCCATGGGCGGGAACAAGACCGTACCCAACCTCAAGCTCATCGAGACCTATCCCGAGGGCTATACGGCCATGGGGGTCACCGCGGAAAATGTGGCTAAGAAATTTGGGATCAACCGGGAGGAGCAGGATGCCTTTGCCCTGAAAAGCCACCAGAAAGCTGCGGCGGCGATCAAGACGGGAAGGTTCAAAGATGAAATCCTGCCGATTAAAGTGAGGACCCAGGAGGTCTCCGAGGATGGGAAGGTAACTTACCGGGAATTCGTTTTTGACACCGATGAAGGGGTGCGGGCAGATACCTCCCTGGAAGCCCTGAGCAAGCTGCGCCCGGCCTTTTCCACGACGGGATCCGTAACCCCGGGCAATTCCTCTCCCTTGAACGACGGAGCTTCCGCCGTGGTGATCATGGCCAAGGAAAAAGCCAAGTCCTTAGGCCTCCAGCCTATGGCCACCTTCCGGTCTTTTGCCGCGGCCGGGGTTCCTCCGGAGATCATGGGGATCGGGCCGGTAGAGGCCATTCCCAAAGCTCTCAAATTTGCAGGGGTGAACCTGGACCAGATCGACCTCTTTGAATTGAATGAGGCCTTTGCCTCGCAGGCCTTGTATTGCTGCCGGACCCTGGGCCTGAACTTGGATAAGGTCAATGTCAACGGCGGGGCGATTGCGCTGGGCCATGCCCTGGGCAACAGTGGAGGGCGCCTGACCACTACGCTGGTGCACGAGATGAAACGTCGCCAGGCCCGCTATGGAGTCGTGTCTATGTGTATCGGCTTCGGGATGGGTGCGGCTGCGGTCTTTGAGAGAGAACCTAACTATTAA
- a CDS encoding 3-hydroxyacyl-CoA dehydrogenase/enoyl-CoA hydratase family protein produces the protein MEKKIKKVAVLGSGVMGATIAAHLANVGIPSLMLDIVPNKLTPEEEKKGLTLKDAAVRNRLAVNGKQNLLRMRPAALAVPEFASLIEVGNFEDHLSRLAEVDWIIEVVVENLKIKQELFKKVAAERKPGTIVSSNTSGIPIKDICTGMDLEFKQHFLGTHFFNPPRYMKLLEIVPIAQTLPEVVAFIAYFGERVLGKGIVYAKDSPNFIANRIGIFGMLYLMKIMAEDGYSIEEVDAITGPPMGRPKSAAFGTTDLVGLDTFAHVAKNLYENATKDEMREVFKIPDFVQKMIEKNWLGNKTGQGFYKRIKSEAGKEKLALDYKTLEYRPAQKVKYPSLDAAKAASNAAAKAKALIYAEDRAGQLAWKITSESLLYAARRIPEIADDIYNVDNAVKWGFNYEAGPFESWDALGVEESVARMKQEGKDLPPLVKSLLAEKKKSFYQKKEGQLYFFDLKTGQYKKVPEKPEIILLPSLKERNKVVKSNAGASLIDMGDGVACLEFHTYMNAIGQEIIEMIHESLKIVEKDFVGMVIGNHAERFSVGANLLMLVGEIVKSNWAGIEAAIKAIQDAMMAMKYFEKPIVAAPHNMALGGGCEVCLSSHRIVAALETYMGQVEIAVGLLPGAAGNKEVYIRCIEGIPDGVNVDLLPFLRKAFENIAMAKVSTSAEEARKLGFLRPTDKVTVNGDHLLYDAKQTVLAMVQEGFKPPRPKLIPVAGDGGRAAIKLMANTMRQGGFITEHEEFIAGKLAYILTGGDVLTGAMITEQQMLDLEREAFVSLCGEKKTQERITHMLKTNKPLRN, from the coding sequence ATGGAAAAGAAAATCAAAAAAGTAGCAGTGCTGGGATCTGGGGTAATGGGAGCAACCATTGCTGCCCACCTGGCCAACGTGGGCATTCCTTCCCTCATGTTAGATATTGTTCCCAACAAACTGACCCCGGAGGAAGAGAAGAAAGGTTTGACCCTCAAGGACGCGGCGGTCCGGAACCGCCTGGCCGTAAATGGGAAGCAAAATTTACTCCGGATGCGTCCTGCAGCCCTGGCTGTTCCTGAATTCGCCAGCCTGATTGAAGTGGGCAACTTCGAAGACCATCTCTCTCGCCTGGCGGAGGTCGACTGGATCATCGAAGTGGTGGTGGAGAACCTGAAGATTAAACAGGAGCTTTTCAAAAAAGTGGCCGCCGAGCGCAAGCCGGGTACCATCGTAAGTTCCAACACCTCCGGGATTCCCATCAAAGACATCTGTACAGGGATGGACCTGGAGTTCAAGCAGCACTTCCTGGGCACCCATTTTTTCAACCCCCCCCGCTACATGAAACTGTTGGAGATTGTCCCGATTGCGCAGACCCTGCCGGAAGTGGTGGCGTTCATTGCTTACTTTGGGGAGCGAGTCCTGGGGAAAGGGATCGTCTATGCCAAGGATTCCCCCAACTTCATCGCCAACCGGATTGGAATCTTCGGCATGCTCTATTTGATGAAGATCATGGCCGAGGACGGCTATTCCATTGAGGAAGTGGACGCCATTACCGGTCCGCCCATGGGCCGGCCGAAGAGCGCTGCTTTCGGGACTACGGATCTGGTGGGCCTGGATACCTTTGCCCACGTGGCCAAGAATCTGTATGAGAACGCAACCAAAGATGAGATGCGGGAAGTATTCAAGATCCCCGATTTTGTCCAGAAGATGATTGAAAAGAACTGGCTCGGCAACAAGACGGGCCAGGGTTTTTACAAACGGATCAAGTCGGAGGCGGGAAAAGAGAAATTGGCGCTGGATTATAAAACCTTGGAGTATCGTCCCGCTCAGAAGGTCAAATACCCCTCCCTGGACGCGGCCAAGGCAGCTTCGAATGCGGCCGCCAAGGCCAAGGCCCTGATTTATGCCGAGGACCGGGCGGGCCAGTTGGCCTGGAAAATCACCAGCGAATCCCTCCTCTATGCGGCCCGGAGGATTCCAGAGATCGCCGATGATATTTACAATGTCGACAATGCCGTAAAGTGGGGCTTCAACTATGAAGCAGGGCCTTTCGAATCCTGGGATGCCCTCGGAGTTGAGGAATCGGTAGCCCGGATGAAGCAAGAGGGTAAAGACCTACCGCCTCTGGTGAAGAGCCTTCTGGCCGAGAAGAAAAAATCTTTTTACCAGAAGAAAGAGGGCCAGCTCTATTTCTTTGACCTGAAGACCGGGCAATATAAGAAGGTTCCGGAGAAGCCGGAGATCATCCTCCTGCCCTCCCTGAAGGAGCGCAATAAGGTCGTCAAGTCCAATGCCGGCGCCAGCCTGATCGACATGGGAGACGGCGTGGCTTGCCTGGAATTCCATACCTACATGAATGCCATCGGGCAGGAGATCATCGAGATGATCCACGAGTCTTTAAAGATCGTGGAAAAAGACTTCGTCGGCATGGTCATTGGCAACCACGCGGAAAGATTTTCCGTGGGGGCCAACCTGCTCATGCTCGTGGGTGAGATTGTGAAGTCCAACTGGGCGGGCATCGAGGCTGCGATCAAAGCTATCCAAGATGCCATGATGGCCATGAAATATTTTGAAAAACCCATCGTGGCTGCCCCCCATAACATGGCTCTGGGGGGGGGTTGCGAAGTCTGCTTATCCAGCCACCGGATCGTGGCCGCCTTGGAGACGTACATGGGCCAGGTGGAGATCGCCGTGGGGCTCCTGCCGGGAGCTGCCGGGAATAAAGAGGTATATATCCGATGCATCGAGGGCATTCCCGATGGGGTGAACGTGGACCTGCTCCCCTTCTTGCGGAAAGCCTTTGAGAACATTGCCATGGCTAAAGTCTCCACCAGCGCCGAGGAGGCCCGGAAACTGGGCTTCCTGCGTCCTACGGACAAAGTGACGGTCAATGGGGACCATCTGCTTTACGACGCCAAGCAGACCGTTTTGGCCATGGTCCAGGAAGGGTTCAAACCACCTCGGCCCAAGCTGATTCCGGTAGCGGGAGACGGCGGACGGGCGGCCATCAAGTTAATGGCCAACACCATGCGCCAGGGTGGTTTCATAACGGAACACGAAGAGTTCATAGCCGGCAAATTGGCCTACATCCTCACCGGCGGAGATGTCTTGACCGGGGCCATGATAACGGAACAGCAAATGTTAGACCTTGAGCGGGAAGCCTTTGTCAGCCTCTGCGGCGAGAAGAAGACCCAGGAGCGCATCACCCATATGCTCAAGACTAACAAGCCGCTGAGGAATTAG
- a CDS encoding MarR family transcriptional regulator, whose amino-acid sequence MKMEYQVGFLLSRATWAMNNFVNRMLRESELTDISVAYFAVLHALWENDGMSISDLGEKAQLEKSTMTSLIDRMEGAGLLRREDHPTDRRAYRICLTARGKELEKKLDRVVNRAYQHLTRGIAEKDLQKAIEICKQLVQNAE is encoded by the coding sequence ATGAAGATGGAATACCAGGTGGGATTTCTCCTTTCCAGAGCGACTTGGGCGATGAATAATTTTGTAAACCGGATGCTGCGGGAAAGTGAGCTTACCGATATCTCCGTGGCCTATTTCGCTGTTCTCCATGCCTTATGGGAAAACGACGGCATGAGCATCAGCGACCTGGGAGAAAAAGCCCAGCTGGAGAAATCGACCATGACGAGTTTGATCGACCGGATGGAAGGGGCCGGACTCCTGCGGCGGGAGGACCACCCCACGGACCGGCGGGCTTATCGAATATGTCTTACGGCCCGGGGAAAAGAGTTGGAAAAGAAGCTGGATCGAGTGGTCAACCGAGCTTACCAACATTTGACCAGGGGAATTGCCGAAAAAGATTTGCAGAAAGCCATCGAGATCTGCAAGCAGCTTGTTCAAAACGCCGAGTGA
- the pyk gene encoding pyruvate kinase: MRKTKIVCTIGPASQSREVLRRMILKGMDVARLNFSHGSQESHGQTYFLLRKLAESLGKPLAILQDLQGPKMRIGTVSNGQTLLKKGSTFILTTRQTLGSAQRVYTTYRHLPQDVKPGDPVLLGDGYLRVRVKEVRGTEVITEVVEGGMLKDRMGINLPGTNLSAPSLTSKDLKDLAFGLSLGVDYVGMSFVRQAQDIQGIKRAMARLGREVPVIAKLERPEAISNLGDILKAADGVMVARGDLGVEMPLAQVPILQKEIIKQANQQRRLVITATEMLESMIEHSRPTRAEASDVANAIFDGTDAVMLSGETAAGKYPEKALTMMAEIASTAESCPLFSKAELLNSPQQDSIPDAVAQAAVQAAERLQARVIVAFTQSGATALFVSKYRPSPPIIAFTPHEEVCRRMSLYWGVFPKIMRPIVSTDRLIDEVEKTLLQGKLVKRGDTIVLLMGAPIYKKGTTNLLKILRVL; this comes from the coding sequence ATGCGTAAAACCAAAATTGTCTGTACCATCGGCCCCGCCAGCCAATCCAGAGAGGTTCTCAGGCGTATGATCCTCAAGGGCATGGACGTCGCCCGCCTGAATTTTTCTCATGGCTCTCAGGAAAGTCACGGCCAAACCTACTTCCTCCTGAGAAAACTGGCGGAAAGCTTAGGGAAACCTCTGGCCATTCTCCAGGACCTCCAAGGGCCGAAAATGCGCATTGGCACGGTTAGCAATGGGCAAACCCTTCTCAAGAAAGGATCCACCTTCATTCTGACAACCCGCCAGACCCTTGGATCTGCCCAGCGGGTGTACACCACTTACCGTCATCTGCCTCAAGATGTAAAGCCGGGTGACCCAGTTTTACTCGGTGATGGCTACCTGCGGGTGCGCGTGAAGGAAGTGAGGGGGACAGAAGTCATAACCGAAGTAGTGGAAGGGGGCATGTTGAAGGACCGTATGGGCATTAATCTCCCGGGGACGAATCTCTCCGCGCCCTCCCTTACTTCCAAGGATCTGAAAGATTTGGCTTTCGGCCTTTCTTTGGGAGTGGATTATGTGGGCATGTCCTTTGTCCGGCAGGCTCAGGACATCCAGGGCATCAAAAGAGCCATGGCCCGATTGGGAAGAGAGGTTCCCGTGATCGCTAAACTGGAACGGCCTGAGGCCATTTCCAACCTCGGCGACATCCTGAAGGCTGCCGATGGGGTAATGGTGGCCCGCGGGGACCTGGGAGTGGAAATGCCCTTAGCCCAGGTCCCCATTCTCCAGAAAGAAATTATCAAGCAGGCCAACCAGCAAAGGCGTTTGGTCATCACAGCTACCGAGATGCTGGAATCCATGATCGAACACTCACGGCCTACGCGGGCGGAAGCTTCGGACGTAGCCAACGCCATATTCGACGGAACCGATGCCGTGATGCTCTCGGGCGAGACGGCTGCAGGAAAATATCCAGAAAAAGCTTTGACCATGATGGCGGAGATTGCCTCGACAGCAGAATCGTGCCCCCTCTTTTCCAAGGCTGAACTTTTGAACTCCCCCCAGCAAGACTCCATCCCGGATGCAGTGGCTCAAGCTGCTGTTCAGGCTGCGGAACGCTTGCAGGCCCGGGTAATCGTGGCTTTTACCCAATCCGGGGCCACTGCCCTTTTCGTCTCCAAATACCGCCCCTCGCCCCCCATCATCGCTTTCACCCCCCACGAGGAAGTTTGCCGGCGCATGAGCTTATATTGGGGGGTGTTCCCCAAAATAATGCGGCCTATCGTCAGTACGGACCGTCTTATCGATGAGGTGGAAAAAACTCTTCTCCAGGGAAAGTTGGTGAAGCGCGGGGATACCATTGTACTCTTGATGGGAGCCCCGATTTATAAGAAGGGGACAACGAATTTGCTGAAGATTCTCCGCGTGCTTTAA
- a CDS encoding TlpA disulfide reductase family protein, with the protein MQGSEGKFTRSWASPSIFHTYVGQIGAPDFSLEDLQGKMVNIRDYRGQVVLLNFWATWUPNCRKEAPSLHSLYNQYRSQGFGLFRIDTKESRETILKFLEKKPSQFSILLDKKGKVGRLFGVWAHPTTYLIDRQGIVRCRSVGAVDWTDAEAKGIIEQLLHER; encoded by the coding sequence CTGAAGGGAAGTTCACTCGCAGCTGGGCCTCGCCAAGTATTTTTCATACCTATGTGGGGCAAATAGGTGCTCCGGATTTTTCCCTGGAAGATCTCCAAGGGAAAATGGTGAACATACGGGATTATCGGGGTCAGGTCGTCCTTCTCAACTTCTGGGCCACTTGGTGACCGAATTGCCGGAAGGAGGCTCCTTCTCTTCATTCGCTATATAACCAGTACCGCTCCCAGGGTTTTGGGTTATTCCGTATCGACACCAAGGAAAGCCGGGAGACCATTCTGAAGTTTTTGGAGAAGAAACCTTCGCAATTTTCCATCCTCTTGGATAAAAAGGGGAAAGTTGGGCGCCTTTTTGGTGTCTGGGCTCATCCGACAACCTACCTCATTGACCGTCAAGGGATTGTACGTTGTCGCTCCGTGGGGGCCGTGGATTGGACCGATGCAGAGGCCAAGGGAATCATTGAGCAGCTACTCCATGAAAGATGA